The stretch of DNA ttttggaattttcttCGTGTTTTACATTTTTGCATTATTTTCAAAAGTCAATGGTTGACTGGTGAAATGCGATCGATTGCTCGCCTTCTACATAGGCCGGCCCAGTTGATTATGTGTGTGGGCACCAAGAAACTCAACCGGCGCCTAAGATGCCCAATAGGAGGTTCCATTAATGTAAAAATCCCCACATACTATTTGAAGGCCTCCTTGCTTGGAGTTGGGGCTCATGTTTGCCACAattatttttttagaatttttttaaaatattaCTGTTCATGCTAAGATCATAGGAGCTCAAACTTAGATGGTCACTTTCCAACAGTTTTGCCATGAATGCTAATGACATGCACATATAGGTGAtgtttttctgaacattttggtatCTTATTTGAATTTTCCTGAGTTAGTATGACTTTGTTATGAAGTTTTGACAGTGACGGTCAAACGATCAGAACTGAGCTTTTTCTAGAAATTAGAGGTAAAACTGTCGAGTGGGACACAACGAAGGACATAAAATTAATTATTCCTTTTCTTTTAGGACCCTAATATGTGCCACACATGTGGCACGAACACATTGCAACTCCAAACGTTTTTGATATATTTAAGGGAGTTGGCACAAGTTCAAGCGTTTTAGGACTCTGATAATGCTTTATACCGTGACCCTTGTTTGGCACAAGTTCTGTATAGATTAAATCGTACGAATGGAGCTTCGAACTTCAAATGTGCAAATTGTCAACCGATTTCCTCTGCCTGTGACAGTCAACATTGCTAGAGtgctactccctctgtaaactaacaTAAACGTTACAAGGGGAGTGCATTTGTTAGCCACATAAGAGAATTCCACGCAACCATAACTCTGTCCTTTATACTGGTGTTAATTTACATCTCTGACGCTAAGAGAGAGCTCAACTTGCTACGTATGTACAACCTCAGAAACTTTGTTTCCGAGAGAAagaatatactccctctgtctcaTAATGTAATGTAAGAAACGTcatacattatgggacggagggagtagctacCGACAAAGAGCAAAAACGCAGCAACTGTAGCTTGCCATACTTGCTTTATCTACAGAAACAATTGATCGGGACAACGAAACCTTTTGGCTAAAACAGCAGCCCTAGCTCTGTGCAATGACAGAAAATTGATCAATCCTGCGACGTTGCCGAGTACTCGAAGAGAAGCCGATTGGACGGTGTGGATTGGAAGATGACGCGGAGTCTACTGGTTAGCTGGTATATCAGCGACCACTGCATCGCCATTTCTGAATCTTTCATTTGCCTCACAACAGAGGCCTGCATAACGACGGTGGTAATTCAGATCAGTTTCTATTCATGCAGCACACCGCGCAGTTCGGCTCAAATTGTTTATTAAGCTTTCAGGAAGACATAAAAGAACCATACCTGAACACGTTTTCCAAGCTGCACTTCGACCTCCGTAGCAAAAGAGATATTGTTTGCCAGTGATTTGAGTGGATCAACCGTTGGATCTACGGACAACAAACTTGGAATCTGCGGAGCATAAACCATCCGCCACCTTGCTTGTCCAAACTCACCCTTGCCTTCGATTCTTGGCATCAAAGTTTCTAGTGTTGCAGTTGCGAGTTTCTTGAATGCAAGCTGTCCGTCACCTTCCAATAGCGATTCCGCAAGCTGCGACTCAAAAACCTTTGCCGCCTATACCACAGCAAGAAACCAGAGTTGCAAGAGTTACACATAATTAGAAAAACAAAATAACTCAGGCTCAGTTAAGTCAATGTTTTAATCTCCTTATTCCACTCTTGAGTAGAGAACTGGCAAGCAACCAGCAAAAGGTTCACCAGGCAaaggcagattttagctaatcaTAAAAACTGTTCAATTTTTAAGACAAGAAACTAAATCATGAGATTATCAGGACTACAACAAAGTTAAGCTGTAACTCATTTGTAGATGTATCTTACCTCACTAGGTGACAGAACATCCTGGTCCACGGAGCGAGTCGAGGTTACAACCAGATTATCTTGCCACATGCTGGCTCGACTCATGATTTTGAATTGCCATTCAGATCCAACAAGGACGAGATCCAGAACAGGATCTAAACCAAGATCAGGCTCAAACTTTGCTACATTTAAATGATCACTTTTAAGTCTAACCTGCAATCAGGTACAGAAATGTGAAACAACCCATTATAAACCATTTTCAAACtggaaaagaaaaaagaactTGTGCCAAACAAGGGTCACGCTATAAAGCTTACCTGAGTAGCTACCAAGTTGACCTCACCGTTTTCAAATGTTAATATACCCTTCGGTCTTATGTACTTTGGATGTACCATGCCATTAAGCTCAAGGTCACCACTGACAGCAAAGTTCAGAATTAAGGGATAAACAATTCTTAATTCTGGTCCCAGTGTGAGCTTCAAGTCATTGAGTCGGGCATCAATGTTTGGCTTAAAACTTCCATTCTCAAGAGTCCTTTCTGTTTCTGTTTGTTGACCAACGATGCAAAAAATTGAAAGCTCCAGTAAGCCCATAAAGAAAATTAGAAAAACAGCAGGACAGAGAGAGGGAGAAGCATACGCTTCTTTTAGATATTCACATCAAACGTAACGAATTGTCACATGTAACCAGTTAACTAGTTAAGCTATATGTATCGGTCAAGAACACTTGACCGATATTAGTCAATGTCAAATTAATGGAATACGTACTATCTTGCGAAGTTGACAATGCACCCAGGAAACGTGAGACATCCTGCGAAGTAGTTGTTTGACCAAAACCAGCAAGAAGATAGCTGGACTTGTTTGAAGCCAACCTAGTCGCCACAGCACCATTGCCTTTATCATGAGGCAAATATGCTTCACCATGGCTTAACCGGATCATCCCAGAGACATCTGGCCGCAATATTGAGCCTGTAACCTGCAGCTGGCTGTCTACTTGGCCACTGTACAAATCAAAACAAAAACAGTTTAGCAAATGATAAGAAGACATAATTTGGGATCCTACATATTGCATGTTCAATATGATTTTATGAGATGCTTTTCAGGTTTTGGCACAGTACTGTTAACTGTTTCCAAAAACCAGCTTTAGAAAACAATCAACCAGATCGTGGGGTGCTTTACATCACTCAGAAGCCGCTAGTCAGAAATTAAGCTTCTACATATAGTACAGAAATCTAAAAGGATAAAGTAGAAATAATTACCTTAAAACATTTTTTGCTCGTATATCCAGAACTTCACATTTCAACTCAATCTTATCACTAGCTGATGGCTCACTATTTTGCAGAGGTAGAGTCCCTTTCATTGACAATTTTCCTTTCCTCCCAACCCTGCTTTCCATGGAATTGATGAATAGTCTGTTGGATATAACATTAACATTACCAGCGAAATTCGTAAGCGGCGTCCGAAGGAAAGGAGAAGTCACAGTTGCTCGGTGAAATGATGCAGACCCATCAACAACAGGCTGATCAACAGTGCCTTTAACCTTCCATCCAAATGGCAAacaaaacaagaggaaaatgtTAATCAACTGCTTCATGTTATatccaaaataaaataaaaaactgTGGATTGCACAGGTGGAACAAAGAACTACCTATAAAACACAACATTTATGCTTCATAGTTTAAATCAACAGATATTTTCATCAATCACAGTTAATCTATGAAAAAATGTATGAAAAAAGAGCAATATGTTACGTTGTCCTTAGTGGAATTATGGGAATTAAAAAAGGATGGGCCACCTGAAGGAGCACATCAGCATAGCCTTGAAGCCAGTTTGCATAAGGACTAAGTGCAGTTATCAACATCATGCCACCATCCTTTATGTCTGCATTTACCCTCACTTCACCTGGTTCTAGCAAATTCCAACTTAAACCTTTTAGACTTTCAGCTAACTGAAATTCCCAACCATCCTCTGGCTTGTCCCTCACGATTCTTGTTTCACTGATATCATTAGATGATCCTCTGTCTTTCGCCCAAACAGGGATTCTTATAATACCCTGTTTACCATCTCCAGCTTCCAAATTTTCGTCCGTGGAGCTGCTGTCGACGTAAGTCACAGGAATACTACCTTGAATGTTTACATGTCCACTTTGTATAGTTGGTTCGAAATTTGCATCAAAAACAAAACGGCTTGTTGGGGTTACAGAAGCCAATACTTCAGCTCTTCCCAGATCAATGCCTCCAATGGTGCCATCAAGAAGTCTAATTTGAACATCACATTCTGGTTTTGCTAGAGTGCCTCTCAAATCTCCCTCCATGTGTAAAATACCTTTTATTGGTGTCACCCATTGCCTCAGAAAGTGAATTGAATCTGTAGTTGATGATTCTAGAGCCTGAACTAGAGCTGGTATAAGACCAACTGGGAAATTAAGCACAGCAAAGTGAAGATTTGTTAGCGGGCCAAGAATTGATCCGTCAGCATGAAGGGTGGCGTTATCCTTCTGAATAAATAACTTATCAAGACGCAGGCCATCATTATTGCTATAAGAACCAGATGCCAGAACGCGCTGTGTCTTGTATGTGCCCCATTCCCAATCTTCACCATTGAAATCAAAATCAGCCTGTATATATACATAAAGCCATTAGGAATCATGTTTACatataattcagagaagattgtCTTGCTGATAGTGTCATTTACAAAGTCAAGCTTCTGAGAAGTGTTAGTGTAAAGACCACTATTAGGAGTTCATCAATAATTACCGGGACAAAAGTCTGATAGAGTTAATATTTGAACATGCTCACCATAGTATCTCCATTCCCTCCTCCACTGGCATCAAGAGAACCACGCCAGTAACCTCTCAATTCAGCTAAGGCCGGAAGAGTTATATCTTCAATTGTATCATCATCCAACCAGTCGTGATACATTTCAACTGCCTGTTGCAAGCAATGGGATGAAGTTAATATAAGTAGCATGTCATAATAACAAGGGAACACACTAATAAGGGAAACCATAACTCTATGCCTGTGATACAATATTCCTAAACTCACTATCTTTAGTACCTTTATCTGGTCACGTAAACTTTCAGCATTGAACCCAACAGAATGCAAGCATTGCATGAAAAGTTCCTGCAAACAAATATAGGATCAAATGGCTGCTACCATCTAGCAGACCATAAACACCAACGAATATTATATCCAACAAAGGAAAAGAAAGATAGAATCACAAATACAGAACAAACTGCACACCTTCGATCTAGAACGAATAACTGGATCTGTACTTCGTGAAAGAAGTCTTGCCAGGGGAAGTATTTCAGCTACTTCAGCATCAGGAACTTCTAGTCTCATCCTCCACCTGCCCATTGAAGACATAATGCTACCAAGATGCCCTCCCATTGCTTTCTGTATGAATCCATTACCATGATTTTCCATAGGAAATCTATCACGTGTTCCTGGAAACACATACTCCCCTTGAAGCTCATACTTGCTATTAGGTTGCTCTAGGACTGACTTTTCCATTGTAATCTGGGTATTGAAAATACAAAGAATAGCTAGTAAGTCAACACAGCGAGGACTCACAACTAGCTATTAAAAATAAGATAAGAACCTCACTGGAATGTATAACTAGTGTCAAGAAAAACAACCAAAGCATGCTATACATCAATTGTTTTATGTTTGTCATCTGGGAAAGGCTAACATGGGGGATGCTAGGAACCATGAAACTGAGTTATAACAGTGTTTGAAGTTTCcttactccaaaaattctactaAACTACCAAAGAGGTGGCAAAATTCTTGATTACAAGTAATACCAAACGCCTGCTAAAGGTAACACATGAGATGTGGCTTCAACCACACAAAACAAGAAAATATATGTGGGAGAAAAAAAACTCACAACATCACCACTCCATCGAGCAGCTATATCAAGTGCTTCACCAAACACACCACTAAATTTGGGACGGACCACTGATAACAAACCATGACCTCTTCTTTTCTGGAAATTAAGCTGAACTTCTGCCTGTAACAACAAAAGATCTGTTACATTAGACATCATTGGTGGATTCTCCATTTAGCAATTGATCACAATTGATTTACAACAAATACTGGAGAATGGAGCCTCcacatttatttattttttgagCAGAATTGGAGCCTCCACATTCGATATATACAACTTCTCATgaaatgaaagaaaaaaaaaaggaaaatagTATGACTACTTAGTTGTTACTTTAGGAGCAGAAGACCACGTTGTAGTTCAAAAAAGTTTACATCAATTACAGAAAATTTATACGGCACAGAATACATAAGCTATGGACAAATAGCATAGCATTAAATAGCAGAACAACAGAAGGTGCAGCACAGAAAATGACTGATGCACATTTTCAATCCAAAAACTCCATTAACTTAACATCAGCATAATATAACATTTTATTAGACTGCATCATGTAGTTAATTGAACTAACATCTCTCCTGCGAAATTTAAATTGCAGAAGTGCTTTACTATCTGACGGTATGCAAGCATCATGACTAATTACAACTCACGTGTATGAGACATAGAATCAACCAACCAGAGCTACCAACAATACAGAACCTGAAAACAGATTACCTAACCAAAAAAACACGGAGTATACCATACTCTCATCTAGGAAAATATTACCTTCTGAACAAATCCACGTAATGAAGCAagctccagctcgtcaagtggcaAATTCCGAACCTTTACGACCAGAAGAAAAGTATCAACAATATCGAAATGGACTCTACAAGTCTTATAATGTTCAAGAAAGATTGCTGGCAAGGAAAATACACACACTAACACAACACTAACACAACACTAACAGTAGTAGAGTACCTCCAAATTAGTCAAACTTTCAGGATGATAACATATATTAGACTTCAGCTGCCCCTTTTGGAGGAAAATTGATAGAAGCCTTTCATCTTGAATGGCCTCATTTGTACCAAAAAACAATGGCCCGTTCACTTCTATGGAAATCTTTTCATCAGGCCTGCCGGTAGCATTTAACTATGTTGCAGGGGAATAGAGATAGTAAGAGGAAGATGGAAGATGGAAGGGAAAGAGAACATGTAGTCTATGCagataaaaaataataaaaatcaaCATAAATACCAAATGCATACAGCACTCTCTTCAATTATTTGGAAGGTACGCTTGACATAGAAAATCATCACATCATATATATCCAAGGAGAAAATCTTTATATCGTGTCGAACCGTGGAGTTAGAATTAAAGCCTCTTAAAGAGTTAAAGTTACTGAAATTATGCCCGTTGCTCGCATAAGTAAAATAGTTGCTGCCACAATAATTTACTTGGGTGAAAAATTGCTATAGTTTGTCAGAGTATGCTATTATTGCAATGCAATCTGTTAAGCAGCATAAAATGGTAACAGAAGTGAATCAATTTGGATAGCAAAGTGTACCTTTAAGTGGACGAATGGCCCTCAAGCCTTGGAAAAAATAGTGAATGTATTAAGTAGACATCCATTCTTTCTATTTTTATTTGGTTCTCGTTTTGTATTGCAAGGTAATGGGCACACATTTTAGTAATTTGAAGAAGTAAAAGACGGGAAGTGTTTAAATCCAAAATTCCACTTTACAGACTGTTGAGATCTGTCTCTGTGCATGTTACTATTGATGATCCAAATTATAGCACTTAGTGCACACAACCGAGGCATGTACAAACAAATTGAATTAGGCTATAAAATCACATACAAGCAATGCAAGTCAAATTCAGAGGACGAAACAACAAAACAGCAACTTACCATCACAGAATCTCGTGACAAGGAAAGAAAACCAGTAGACTGAGGTGCCAGCATGAGTTGGTTAAGTTTTATTCCTGACAGAGAAATCTCCCCAACAAGCCTTGACACATCACTCTCAAGCTTACTTTGGTCCATGATACTTTGTAAAGCACCATAAATCTTGTCCTCAACTACCTGGCTAGGTTTCACCACTTTTCCTTGAAATTTGACCCTTCCAGATGCTTTCAAATGTAATGGCCTTGGTGTATCAAAAGGTATTGAAGAAGCTATATGAGCAAATTCGAAGCCTCGCATACGTAAATCCAAATCAACACTCTCCACAACTAGTGGCATAATCTTTTTCATTTGATACATCTCCTTGTACAGCGAGTAGTCATCAATATATGATGTTTGAATACGAGTATTTAAGTCAAAGGAAACTGATGATGAGTTAACCATGATATAATCATGTGCAATAACAATATTGCCCCGTGCATCAGAAAAGGAATCTTCTGCATTTGGTGCAGCCCATTTGATATCAAATTTCCTGTCATAAGTTTTTGTTGTCATTAGAATACCAGAAAATACATAGCTTACTTGGCCATTAGGACTCCAGATGATAGATGTAAGATACTCACGGTCTAATAAGGGGGCCAGAAAGTCTAGtctctccgttgagctccccaaTTTTCAGTGGGATCAGCTGAATGCCTCCAGGTATGTACCGATGCAAAACCTTATCAAGTAAAATGCTCCCAGATAAATTAATATCCATAGCAGAATCGTCACCTTCCCCCTGCAGAGATCTAAATATGTATTATACTTGCATAAGGTGGTAAATTTATTTTGCATCATAAGAACAGCAGAGTATCTATTGGATTTGTACAGCTGGTACAGCAAATTTGTGTGTAAGCTCTTAGGAATACGCTGCGAGTATTCCATTTATTTCGGTAGAGTACAGACTGATAAGTTATAcaccctccgtcccaaaataagtgccGCTGATTTAGTACAAAGGACACTTAtgttgggacggagggagtagttgctATTTCCAATGTTCCAGGGGCTCAATAGTAGACATTCACTGTAAGCCCAGAGAAATAAACAAACAAATGGTTTAGCTAGGATGTAATTATCATGGCCGAAGTTGTGAATAATAGACCTAAGAGTTTGGAAGGTTCCTCATGAATGCATTTGCATAGTTTGTTTCCATATGTATTTTCAATTTACGAAGTCCTGATGTCTACTCTACGTTTTCGAATATCATTGTGATCTGAGATCTTCCATCTTATTCTTGATAATGATACAGAGAGAACAAATGCTTGGATGACTATAGATGTAGAAAAAAGTTGGCTGAAAATTAGCGCAAACATGAAAAGATGACTGGGTGGAAGTGTAATCAAATAATCAATAATCACAATACCTCTGGGCAAATCCATGCATTACCAGCCCCTCGAATTTCTCCACCATCCAAAAGGCATGCTCTAATACCATATAAGTCTGCAACCTGTAGCCAGTGATAACAAAGAGAAATTAGTTGTTCGAATTTCACAAATTTCAATAATGGAAAAAAAATAGTGGCTCTATTTCTACTCACACAGTTGTCAAGGTTGAAAGTGAAATTCGCTGATACATGAgagaaaggaatatgatcaaacGCAGCAACTGCACCAGCCTCCTTGTTTTGAATCACAGCTTCAGAAGCTGCAGATGGAGGCATACCAGATACTGAAAGGGACTTCCTTGAGACAATACCACTTCCAACAAAAACAGGAGCATCAAGAGGTCCTTGACAATTAAATACAGCAGTAACAGCACCAGCCACCTAAATAAGATAAGAAGTGTACCAGCAGTTAAGTCTTAAAGGATGAACATCAAAATTTAGCCAAAAGATTTTTCTAAGCACATAGATCACTGATAGAGATCATCCTAAGCTATTGCTAAGAAACAAATGAGACAGAACTGCTTAAATGGTATTTCAGGCACAGTTTGCGGTTGCTGAACTGCGATGTGTGATCATATTTTAATATTTTATATGTACTGCAGTAAATAGCtcgcttaagaagaatgacaagcgtgaccaaaaatcagtttggtttcatgcctgggaggtcgaccatggaagccattttcttggtacgacaacttatggagagatatagggagcaaaagaaggacttgcatatggtgttcattgacttggagaaggcctatgataagataccgcggaatgtcatgtggtgggccttggagaaacacaaagtcccagcaaagtacattaccctcatcaaggacatgtacgataatgttgtgacaagtgttcgaacaagtgatgtcgacaccgatgacttcccgattaagataggactgcattaggggtcagctttgagcccttatctttttgcattggtgatggatgaggtcacaagggatatacaaggagatatcccatggtgtatgctctttgcagatgatgtggtgctagttgacgatagtcggacgggggtaaataggaagttagagttatggagacaaaccttggaatcgaaagggtttaggcttagtagaactaaaaccgagtacatgatgtgcggtttcagtactactaggtgtgaggaggaggttagccttgatggccaggtggtacctcggaaggacacctttcggtatttggggtcaatgttgcaggaggatgggggtattgatgaagatgtgaaccatcgaatcaaagccggatggatgaagtggcgccaagcttctggcattctctgtgacaagagagtgccacaaaagctaaaaggcaagttctacaggacggcggttcgacccgcaatgttgtatagcgcggagtgttggccgactaaaaggcgacatgttcaacagttaggtgtagcggagatgcgtatgttgagatggatgtgtggccacacgaggaaggatcgagtccggaatgatgatatgcgagatagagttggggtagcaccaattgaggaaaagcttgtccaacatcgtctgagatggtttgggcatattcagcgcaggcctccagaagctccagtgcatagcggacggctaaagcgtgcggagtatgtcaagagagggcggggtagaccgaatttgacatgggaggagtccgttaagagagacctgaaggattggagtatcaccaaagagctagctatggacaggggtgcgtggaagcttgctatccatgtgccagagccatgagttggttgcgagatcttatgggtttcacctctagcctaccccaacttgtttgagactaaaggctttgttattgttgttgttgttgttactGCAGTAAATAGCTACAGAAAAAAGAAATGGTAATATTAAGCTGGTCAGACAAACGGG from Triticum urartu cultivar G1812 chromosome 3, Tu2.1, whole genome shotgun sequence encodes:
- the LOC125543011 gene encoding protein SUBSTANDARD STARCH GRAIN 4, chloroplastic, with the protein product MSHCLRVSPFLAPPPLLLRRPRRARCRRHVPRPVLTLARLDPPPLLRLRVSDSSNCLPSHGHEHRPPPLRALIGSLASVWREGLFLVRCSAFAAVLSVAAALSWYAQHRARAFVEARLLPAACAALGDYLQREVRVGGARSVSPLGITLHTCSVGPRADEFSCAEVPVMKIRVRPFASLRRGRVVVDALLSDPTALVAQRKDFSWLGIPAPSEEGKPTRNSAEEGIDYRTKTRRLAREKAGGQWDEERDKAARESAQRGYIVPSGQSTSRSADEMLEDDGPVGNGKSSSPPLCADEMHRNDRHMDPGIIDSSSKHADLEKSFGVKSRIPGINFWSRMIPNPTKRRYRRKGHSKVVSGIDNSSQERILRRSAQAAVAYFENMDGGNPDNSSPGSGNNNSFNGGGHANAGSGKATSNDAPIVSSDTAPENSGELPPNSSRCLDCLGEGKSASAMPIIDANDVYAEHSHNQQPRQHSLHHSDNKMLVCNHLEDVQHRKGNLYQGHMLEEFESLSEDNIGQSFWPLQAKGSRVNFNAPYASLGVEIQKLKSRFAIGLEDAPAGLVEGVDQINPGGAQHMLPITLDSVYFSGGNLMLLGYGDEEPREMKQANGHVKFKNSYNRVHVHVTGNCMEWRQDQTSQGGGYLSTDVFVDIAEQTWHANLNVVNAFAPLFERILEIPVVWHKGRATGEVHICMSKGDSFPSIHGQLDVKGLGFQILDAPSSFSEIVATLSFRGQRVFLHNASGWFGDVPVETSGDFGLNPEDGEFHLMCQVPSVEVNALMKSVKMKPLMFPVAGAVTAVFNCQGPLDAPVFVGSGIVSRKSLSVSGMPPSAASEAVIQNKEAGAVAAFDHIPFSHVSANFTFNLDNCVADLYGIRACLLDGGEIRGAGNAWICPEGEGDDSAMDINLSGSILLDKVLHRYIPGGIQLIPLKIGELNGETRLSGPLIRPKFDIKWAAPNAEDSFSDARGNIVIAHDYIMVNSSSVSFDLNTRIQTSYIDDYSLYKEMYQMKKIMPLVVESVDLDLRMRGFEFAHIASSIPFDTPRPLHLKASGRVKFQGKVVKPSQVVEDKIYGALQSIMDQSKLESDVSRLVGEISLSGIKLNQLMLAPQSTGFLSLSRDSVMLNATGRPDEKISIEVNGPLFFGTNEAIQDERLLSIFLQKGQLKSNICYHPESLTNLEVRNLPLDELELASLRGFVQKAEVQLNFQKRRGHGLLSVVRPKFSGVFGEALDIAARWSGDVITMEKSVLEQPNSKYELQGEYVFPGTRDRFPMENHGNGFIQKAMGGHLGSIMSSMGRWRMRLEVPDAEVAEILPLARLLSRSTDPVIRSRSKELFMQCLHSVGFNAESLRDQIKAVEMYHDWLDDDTIEDITLPALAELRGYWRGSLDASGGGNGDTMADFDFNGEDWEWGTYKTQRVLASGSYSNNDGLRLDKLFIQKDNATLHADGSILGPLTNLHFAVLNFPVGLIPALVQALESSTTDSIHFLRQWVTPIKGILHMEGDLRGTLAKPECDVQIRLLDGTIGGIDLGRAEVLASVTPTSRFVFDANFEPTIQSGHVNIQGSIPVTYVDSSSTDENLEAGDGKQGIIRIPVWAKDRGSSNDISETRIVRDKPEDGWEFQLAESLKGLSWNLLEPGEVRVNADIKDGGMMLITALSPYANWLQGYADVLLQVKGTVDQPVVDGSASFHRATVTSPFLRTPLTNFAGNVNVISNRLFINSMESRVGRKGKLSMKGTLPLQNSEPSASDKIELKCEVLDIRAKNVLSGQVDSQLQVTGSILRPDVSGMIRLSHGEAYLPHDKGNGAVATRLASNKSSYLLAGFGQTTTSQDVSRFLGALSTSQDKTERTLENGSFKPNIDARLNDLKLTLGPELRIVYPLILNFAVSGDLELNGMVHPKYIRPKGILTFENGEVNLVATQVRLKSDHLNVAKFEPDLGLDPVLDLVLVGSEWQFKIMSRASMWQDNLVVTSTRSVDQDVLSPSEAAKVFESQLAESLLEGDGQLAFKKLATATLETLMPRIEGKGEFGQARWRMVYAPQIPSLLSVDPTVDPLKSLANNISFATEVEVQLGKRVQASVVRQMKDSEMAMQWSLIYQLTSRLRVIFQSTPSNRLLFEYSATSQD